The Cryptomeria japonica chromosome 6, Sugi_1.0, whole genome shotgun sequence genomic interval TTTTCCTTTTTGATGAATATGAGTTTCTGGAGATCATCAAGAGGCTATTGGGGCATGAATTTTTTGGTGTCTGAGTTTTGTTATAGAACCAATATGGACATAGTTTTGATGTTGGTGGTCTGGAATCTCTCTTTTGGAACAAAATCAGAGGTTAAATGGGTAGTCAAGGCATGTGTCCTCGCCCATTCCTTGTGTGGGCTGGTTTCTTTGTTGGGGAGATTTGTTCCATGGCAATGTCCGTGACACCTGTTTAGTGAAGGGGTAATGCCTAACTATGTCAATGTGGAGCATTGCTCATTTGTGCTTTGGAGAGATGGTGCTGATAGAGTATCAAGGAATGAAGAGGCTTGCGAGGCTTGGGACAATCTGATGGTTTTTTTTCATTCATCAAAGGTTGAAAGGAGAAGGGCTCGTGAGGCAAAGATGAAGTAGGACAAGGATAAGAAACCTATGTTTGCAGCTGCTATGTAAATGGCccgagaaagaaaaagaaaaataagtagGGTTGTctttgttggaatctaagaacactaagagggggggtgaatcagtgttctactggtgagATCAATTTttaccttattaacaaagtattttagtaaccggtaaccataaaagattataacagtaagtagaaatgaaacaaccacaagagcatacaccataacacaaagatttatacatggaaaacctcagagaggaaaaaccatggtagggttggtgacccacaatatctatccactagccaaatgaataaatattactataggggcttgcacatgcaggaaggccaacaacctagagcgcactgctcatcacaaaaggagcctcattgactacaaacaccaaatatggagttccAAACAAGATTATGAACTTAGAGAATGCATCTTCTATGTTGGACGAATTTCAGTTCAAGCACTGTCTGTACcagttttcactgtgtcctcccttaccgataacttacttcgcatcccaaacctctaaaccaataatcaagaccgcatataaaatattatattcacaTTCAGCTGATCAACATCACTCTCACAATATCATATCACCATATATCACATCTATCTGTGTATGTTCAAAATAACCTAAtcagactgacttaaatacccttcccaatcacaaacataaatgccttatgtcagcttacaatgatattacaagttatttacatgtcggccttgacaaaaataaatacattaaacttcgtgACCAATGTCGTTGATTGTTGCCGTGTAaacctgtcggatcaatctcctatgttggcctcatATAACAGTCCCTAGTTTGTCGGTTTTCCTGAATGTCGGTTGCCGAATCATGAATACCAGTGAGTATCGGTTAAGTGTCCaatccaaaatgatgtgtgttgccatcaatgacaacacaaataaactaGATGAGTGTTAATTTCCAGTAGTATTTTAGGGCATTTTGCCTTTCTGGTAGCTATAGATTTGTTCAGAAActctgttggacattgttgctgctaggatatgttgttgtcattgatgtcaacatatttccatGATTTATTGCTCCAGTGCTTGTAGATTGATTTATTGGGATCTTAGTTTGGTTGGAGTATTTATAGTGTTATtacatctttctgtattggttttggtgatctggaaagcttaattgatcatagcatatgatccattttgtagtttgtttttctgatcagtgctttgtagagttcagtatttcctccaatatattttggtatgattagatcttgagctgagtctttgggatattggtgcaggagcacctttccTCAACACATGAAAATTCTTTGGAGATTGCAGATAGATAGCCAGTTTAGAGAGTAGAACATCATCTCAGATCCATTGTAAGACCAGCTGCAAGATTTGACGATTTATAAGTCACTTGCTACGCTGTGGTCATTAGGATCACTGAGTGATTACCTTTTTAGGATAGCATAGGTTTTAAGTTTACTTTAATAAGGAAACTTAAGTTTCTTAAGTTTGTTGAGCAAAATTTGCTCTTGGATTTTCAGTAGTTATTTTAGCATAACAAAAATGATCTAACTAATTCCTCTGAACGGCTGGGCGGTTTCAACACCGAATGTAAAGCCGTTTAGAGATGGAGGCCTTCATAGCCCTTACAGGCGGGTGGAAGGCACAGACAGCTTTTGTAATACTTTTCTTTGAATCAATAAAATCTATCCATTTTCTTGCAGTCTCGAGAGTTCATCCATTCTTAGATTTGCATACTGGCCCTAGTGGGAGACGACACTGTGTTGATGTTTGCAGTGTTTTTTTTGGATCTGAATCTGCCAAATCTGCCCTGTTCTCCACACACTCCTCCCGCTTCATCCTGTTAGATCAAGGCACCTCCACCATGAGATTAAACTGATCTCGGGTGGAAGGTTTCATTTTCATTATGATTACAATGGTTCTACAGTCCGTTCTTATGCTCGGCCAGGGAAATGGTAAAGTGATAGTACCCTAGGTGGATTCTTCTATGTTTGCGCCAGTTCGAAGGTATACGTAGATACACCAGTATCGTAATCGGGCCCCAAGACAAATCACAGCGGCCCCAAGCACTAAGTGTGATGTTTGTGTACTGTTACTGAATCAAGGAAAACATTGCGCTCGAATTAGTGTTCCTGTGGGACCTCGTAATCGGCTGTGTGCACCCCGCCGACTTCATAAGGTTCGGGTTATTGTTTTGGGCGCCCTCAAATGTGTCGAGTATTGAATGTATGAACAGGCCCGGTGCCTGGGTTTTATGCAAATGAATGCTTCTGCATTCGGCCTTTTAAACACCCTCGAACCAGGGCTCAAGAAATTGGTTGCTCGGCCCACGGGAGATACCACGATGCCAGATCCGCCCGTTGGACGACAGTCCTGAGTCAACACTGAGGGCCATCCGTTGCTATTGTGCGCAACCATATGCATTTTGAGTACACGGGGATTCTGTAGGTATACATCTGACTCAGAATCCGATTGTTAACAATGCATGAGTATTTTCTGCAACCTATTTTCGTTAAATACTTCTAGAACAGGGCACGAGCCATTATTTGTTGAAGCCCGTCAATGACAGCCGGTAAATGATATACATTGCCGAGGGATCGAGCATTGCTCATCCTATCAGAGATTTTGAAACCTGTTATACAATCCTCTAACATTCAAGCCAAAGGTTTGGGGTGTTTGTCAACGGTCGTGTCGAGTTTTCCTCATTCTGTAATATGACCCAAATTGTCATTCAAAGTTCTGGATTGATGGAATTGAATGGGAATGCTCACAAATAAAACCGTTTCATATGCTCGGATTTTCGAATGTATTCAGACAATGATTAAGCCCCTGTTCCGATTTCAAGTGTTTACCCAGGTTTTTTTTAAACTTATTTGTTAACGTATTAAAGATGTGTGGGTAAGGGATTGAGTGCACTTTATAAAGGTTTACTAAGACTGATCAAATTTTCTATTTGCTACCTGGCCTACTTACATCAGAtattttttgggatgatcttgtgtatcttcatttcagatggttcatgatttggttctccgcaagttatctttcttcgtgatagttgctgttgtttgagtgttcttgagtttcaaatgttgacaAATGAAgaattgataagtggtgttggtgtagctgttgctgatgattctaatgtgcttgctgatGTTTCCTAATtctgtcctatttgttttgatgatccacattgatttttgtgcaagctcttggtgattttgttgaaccggtgatgttctttgtgttatgcggttttcttggtggtgtagcatgttgcggttgatcttggcatgatttccggtggtgttgcatgtttagaGATTCAAGTTAGGTCCATATtatttcatgtatatcattatattggtccggtggtcaatctttgtatcttgtgatgtaattttgtaattgttagttgagggtttagccaaccttgttatcaaggttgatgaattgtataaataggtgatattatcatgtaatttaggtgtcgaggttgtgtctgcattgttAGAGAGTGGTGTATGCGTGAACAAAAAATTATCTTTTGATGTAGTGTATTGAGTAGATATTGGTGTTGCAaagcaaacaattgtgcttaatcgaaactatcatcaagcatttgcagatactattattgcagttcatttcttctagattgtagtctaaatcttattgtaagtcattgagacttccctgagggttttagCCTTTTAGGTCATTATCttatgagtagtgagctctaggaagtgtgcttgaatgcttgtgcattccccattgtaatatttacacatactaccacagagtatcatcttattatgggtatgtttccaccgtggtttttcccttaactgggttttccacgtcaaaatcttagtgttgtgtgttgtgttatcaattttcttatcttttttattgctaCAGTTTAGTAGAtctatatttgtggttaagtttgtagatcgggtgaaaactgattcaccccccccgttctcagttttccttcattattgttgccaacaattggtatcagatctagatcctcctaaagaagattaaccacttgaggagatccgggatggcaactggaactggaggtgttatctttaagaaggagagtttgagatttgatggaagtaaaattgaaatatgtgtctacaaaggaataaattgctgatattttcactaacactttgcctgcaaatacatttgtctatttgagagacaagttaggggtatttacccctcctaatgagaactagatgtatTGAGTTGTATCAATCTGGTGGAATTCATAGTATTATTCcatttatctggattgatgagttggtgatgcTCCTCTAGCGGAGTAGTCTTTTGGATTGGTTATCTCTTTTTctgggggagagtttggttttctatctttggaattgttttcaaagggggagagaagcatttgaaaaactattttatcttcttgatcttagggggattctATTggagatgtttttcacattcatatgttgccatcaatgccaaagggggagattgttggacattgttgctgcgaggatatgttgttgtcattgatgtcaatatattcctgtgatttattgctcagGTGCTTGCATATTAGTTTATTGGGATCTTGGTTTTGTTTTTGGAGTATTTATGGTATtattacatctttttgtattggttttggtgatctaggaAGCTTAATTGACCATAGCATAtgattcattttgcaatttttttttcttttgatcagtgctttgcagagttcagtatttcctccagtatattccagtgtgatcatatCTTGAGCTGATTATTTGGGAGATTATttaggatgatcttgtgtatcttaatttcatatggttcacgatttggtgctctgcaagttatctttctttgtgacagttgttgttgtttgagtgttcttgagtttcaaagattgatagatgaagatttgataagtggtgttggtgtagctgttgCTGATGATTCTagtgtgcttgctagtgtttcttaattgtttcctatttgttttgatgatccacattgattgttgtgtgagctcttggtgattttgctgaatgagtgatgttctttgtgttatgcggttttcttggtggtgtagcgtgttttTGTTGATCTTTGCATGATTttcgatggtgttgcatgtttggagatttgagttagctccatgttatgtcatgtatataattatattggtctgatggtcagtctttgtatcgtgtgatgtaattttgtcatTGTGAGTTgatggtttagccaaccttgttatcaaggttgatgaattgtataaataggtgatattgtcatgtaatttaggtatcaaggttgtgcctacattattagagagtggtgtatgtgcaaacaataATTCATCTTTAAGTGTAGTGTATTAAGCAGAGATTGGTcttgcagagtagacaattgtgcttaaccaaaactgtcatcaagcatttgcagatgctattattgtagtttaaatcttattgtaagttagtgagacttccttgagggttgtagctttCCGGGtaattatcttttgagcagtgagctctaggtagtgcacctaaatgcatgtgcattccccattataatatttacacatactactgcagagtatcatcttattttgggtaggttcccaccgtggtttttcccttaaccgggttttccatgtcaaaatcttggtgttgtgtgttgtgctatcaatttgcttatctttgttattgaccaaattttttttttgttaatatgaTGCAACCTATATTTATATAAGACATTCAAACTTTAAATTTGTTAAGCCCCCTTCAATTAATATCAGATAATTTATAGTAATACTTGTATATCCACTCTAAACCTATAACTTAGTATATAATACCATATGAAAAAATGAGGAAGTATTACAAGCATTATAAttctatataaaaaaaataaaataataatttaatttcataatgAAAGAATACATCTCTACTCTTAGATTGTAACTCGAAGAAAGGTAGAAGatatcaaaatatttttacattatttttcaatcaatttgaatgtaatttacaatatatatatatatatatatatatatatatatatatatatatatatagcactaTACCAAACAACATATCTTAGAGTTTTGCTAAATAACAATTTTACCATTTTAAATTCTTACCAATAGGTACCAATTTCgaaatgaaattcaaaattcaatggAAAAAGATAAAAAATGATTTTCTCAACAAATTAAGGGCATGGATTCACTTTCCAATTTAATTGCTCTTACAATTACCTTATTCTTCCTTGCTCATCTTCACTATGTTGTTTTTTGCAAAGAGGGTCTATCAATTTTTTGATTCTTAGCTCCAATAAATAGTAtatgaaaacaaaattttaaacttttagattttttatttatatataaagattaataaatttaaaaaaaaattaagttttgaAGTAGATTAATAGTCATATGTAAGTGGACAGTAGAAAAATTATACTGTTTAAAAtttcaataaataattaaaaaaaatgtttataaaaGATTACGAAGGCTGTGGGAGGCAAGTTGGGTTGTGTAGAAAGTCAAACATAtggatttatttataattatttgtatATTTTAAGAAAGCTTATTCAAtccttttattttcattttatcttttatcatcTAGGAGAATGTTTGTCTTGTTTGATAATTTtacattaaattatttttatatataattaaaaacattttctattatatatatatattttaatcaatTACTATCtttaatggggatagctccctatattatatatgaaaagatattacaatcatAGTCCCTCTGACAAAAAAACTCCCTACATACACAAAGCTACAACATATACTATTATAACAAGACACTTCGCAGACCATATTATAAAAGCCTCAAGATGGTAGCAACTCGAGACCCGATCAACGCCACCCAATCAATACTGCCCTATGAAAGACAACTCTCCTCTGTCCACCTCATCCGCTTGAAGGGGTCCATGTAATCATTATTTACACCCACTCGAAACACTTACCAGGCGTTATTCATGAACTCCTCCTTCTTAGCTTTGAGGGCCACTGCAACAACCTGTTCTTCGTCCTCCAAATCTGAGCATTCAACATCCGACAGAAAAACTGTAGTGTTAAAAAAGGGACCCAAAATACTGGCCCATTCCTCTTCCACCTCCATGACCGCACCTCCCATGACATCTACATCAACCTCcttgacaaatccaacaattttttTGATAAATGCCTCCTTGGATGGTAAAACATCAACCAGTAGACACATAATTATTTTGTAGATTTTTCCATCGCACCAGTGCCTATCCTCGCTAAGGGCACCCGCCACTATTCTGTAGATCACCTCAAGACCATCTGTGTCAATGTCGAACAATCTATCACACTGTTCCTCCAATGTCTCCTCTCTATAGAGGCAGCTAAGCCCGAATCGATGCACCATCTTCCTCCACAATGAGCAAAAATAATTGATGCCCCTTGCGTTATATAAATCCACCATTTCCATTAGATTCATTTGAACTCAGGTTTCAATGTGTCATGATAGTCTTTCACCATCTCTGCAACCACCAGAATCTTAATAACCAGAAAAAAATCCTTCAACCTGAGTCTGTATATACACCTGCTTTTCCCTCAAATAATGAAGCTGATAAGAGAGTACTTCTCTTATCCCAATGGTTCCTATATATGGTTGGGATTACCCGATCCCCATCCTTGGGATCTTATCTCTGTCCACTTCTAGAAAATAACTCAGGTCCTTGTACATCGAATCCGCCACCGATATGGCCTTAGTCTGAGATTCGATTACGTCCTGGTTAGCAAGGAAGTCCGCTGCACAATTTCCTTCATGATGTATGTGTTTTACCTGATAGTCTTACAACTTTTGAATAAGCTAGTCTATTCTTGAGATCCATGCGTTAAGCCTCCAATTGGTAAATCTTTTTTTGTTAACACCATTTAGTATAATTTGAGAGTCCCCTTCGATAGCAACTTTTGATTGTTTGTTAGAGATAACCCATTTAAGCCCCTCCTCTAATGTAGTGATTTCCGCCACATTGTTGGAAACAATTCCTGAAGGCCCACATATAGCCCCTACAAAACTACCTTCCTCATCTTTGACCATAGCCCCAAAACCTGACAAACCCGGATTGCCACGGCTAGCACCATCAAATTTTAGCTTTTTCCAACTAGGAGGCGACGAACTCCATTTGACATTCTTCCTTCCAATCGATTTATCCTTCAATTTGTGGAGACTTGACTGTTTCAAATTCCATACCCGTTCCATTTCCATATCCCACTTGGATTATAATTTGTATCTCTGACCATATATCTTAGCATTTACATTTTCTTCAATTGCCACCTGGACTCTGTTGATGAGTATTGTAGCCTCCAATTCTTCCTCCCTGAAAACTCTTCTATTTCGTTCTTTCCAGATCTGCCATGCGACCATTG includes:
- the LOC131037506 gene encoding uncharacterized protein LOC131037506, whose translation is MERVWNLKQSSLHKLKDKSIGRKNVKWSSSPPSWKKLKFDGASRGNPGLSGFGAMVKDEEGSFVGAICGPSGIVSNNVAEITTLEEGLKWVISNKQSKVAIEGDSQIILNGVNKKRFTNWRLNAWISRID